The Streptomyces capitiformicae genome contains the following window.
GGGCTCCTTGATGGCCGCGTCCCGCTTGATGGCCGCGTCCCGCTTCCGTACGAACCAGATGCCGTAGAGGCCGAGCGCGCCGCCCGCGAGGCAGGTCCACAGCCACCACGTGTGCCCGTGGTCGTCGTACCAGCCGTAGAACGGGATCTGGACGACGAAGAGGACGAACCAGAGGATCGTGCCGCCGGTGATGGTCGCGACCACGGGGCCTTCAAGGGGCTCCGGTGCCTCGTGCTTGGGGGTCCACTTCGCCATGGGGCACAGCTTACGAGGCGGATGCCGGCGCTGGGTCTCAGGTGACGGCTGGTCTCACGTGACCCCATAGAACTTTTCCGTCTCCTCGACGGCGGTCTGGAAACGCTGGTCGAAGTCGTCGCGCATGAGCGTCTGGATCACATAGTCCTGGACGCTCATTCCCCTCTTCGCCGCGTGGTTCCGGAGCCGGTCGAGCAGCTCCCCGTCTATCCGCAGGCTGAGCACAGTGGTCCCCATGGGTATCAGGGTCGGGTGTGCCTTGGCCGACTGTGTCACTTTCTGCGTATTAGTCACTCGTATGAGTGATGAAATGTGTGGCGGGGTTAACGTCGGCGCAGTGGCGTTCCAGTGGTCTTTAGCGAGAGTAATGAGTTACGCTAAAGAACATGCCTGACCTCACTACCCATGGCGACGACGAGGCCGCCGTGAACGCGTTGCGGTCCGCCGTGATGCGCCTGTCCCGTCGGCTCAAGCATCAGCGGGTCGACGAGTCGCTGAGCCCGACCGAGATGTCGGTGCTCGGCACGCTCGCCCGCTGCGGCACCGCGACGCCGGGCGAACTCGCCCGCAAGGAGCATGTGCAGCCGCCGTCGATGACCCGCATCGTCGCCCTGCTGGAGAGCAAGGGGCTGGTGAAGCTGGAGCCGCACCCCGAGGACCGGCGGCAGAAGGTGGTCACCCAGACCGAGCGGGCCGAGGCGATGCTCGAGGAGAGCCGCCGCAAGCGCAACGCGTTCCTCGCGTCGCTGGTCGAGGGCCTCGACGAGGAGGAGTGGGCCAAGCTCCGCGCCGCCGCGCCGGTACTGGAGAAGCTCGCGCATCTGTGACCCCCGGGGACCCCTGGGGGCGCGCGTCCGACCGTCCGGGTGCGCCGGGAGTGTCCGGCGCGACTGGTCGGACACCGGTCGCCGGAACGGACGCCAGTACGCCGGACTGAACGCCGGTACGCCCCGTCGTACAGCCCGTGCGCCGTCTCGGAGCGCGCATGGGCGGAGCCGAAAACCAGCAGACAGAAAGACAGAACAGGAGCGGTGAGGCTTACGCAACCGCAGTACACGTACGCGTTTCACGCAAGGAGGCGAACCCCTTTGAGTACGGGACCCGGAGCAGCTTCCGTCCCCGCACCGACGACCGCCCACGAGTCCCCGCCCACCCCCGGCGTCCCCGAAGCCCCACCGGACGCCACCTCCCCGGATACACCCGGTCCACCAGCCGCCGACCCCGAATCCACCGACACCCGCGAACATACGTCCATGTTCCGTTCGTTGCGGATCCGGAATTACCGGCTGTTCTTCGTCGGGCAGGTGGTGTCGAACATCGGTACCTGGATGCAGCGGATCGCGCAGGACTGGCTGGTGTTGAGCCTCACGGGCTCGTCCACGGCGGTCGGTGTGACGATGGCGCTGCAGTTCCTGCCGATGCTGTTGTTCGGGCTGTACGGCGGTGTGCTGGTGGACCGGTTCCCGAAGCGGCGGCTGCTGTTCCTGACACAGACGTCGATGGCGGTGACCGGGCTCGCGCTCGCCGCCCTGACGCTCTCGGGGTACGTACAGGTCTGGCATGTGTACCTCGCCGCATTCGCCGTGGGCATGGCGACCGTGGTCGACAACCCGGCCCGGCAGTCGTTCGTGTCGGAGATGGTCGGCCCCGGGCAACTGCAGAACGCGGTCAGTCTGAACTCCGCCAACTTCCAGTCGGCCCGGCTGGTCGGCCCCGCCGTCGCCGGTGTGCTGATCACCACCGTCGGCACGGGCTGGGCGTTCCTCTACAACGGCCTCTCCTACGTCGCCCCCATCACCGGCCTGCTGCTGATGCGGACCCGCGACCTGCACCCCGCCCGCCGCGCA
Protein-coding sequences here:
- a CDS encoding DUF2530 domain-containing protein, giving the protein MAKWTPKHEAPEPLEGPVVATITGGTILWFVLFVVQIPFYGWYDDHGHTWWLWTCLAGGALGLYGIWFVRKRDAAIKRDAAIKEPAERAESADPVEPVESETP
- a CDS encoding ribbon-helix-helix protein, CopG family is translated as MGTTVLSLRIDGELLDRLRNHAAKRGMSVQDYVIQTLMRDDFDQRFQTAVEETEKFYGVT
- a CDS encoding MarR family winged helix-turn-helix transcriptional regulator; the encoded protein is MPDLTTHGDDEAAVNALRSAVMRLSRRLKHQRVDESLSPTEMSVLGTLARCGTATPGELARKEHVQPPSMTRIVALLESKGLVKLEPHPEDRRQKVVTQTERAEAMLEESRRKRNAFLASLVEGLDEEEWAKLRAAAPVLEKLAHL
- a CDS encoding MFS transporter, producing MSTGPGAASVPAPTTAHESPPTPGVPEAPPDATSPDTPGPPAADPESTDTREHTSMFRSLRIRNYRLFFVGQVVSNIGTWMQRIAQDWLVLSLTGSSTAVGVTMALQFLPMLLFGLYGGVLVDRFPKRRLLFLTQTSMAVTGLALAALTLSGYVQVWHVYLAAFAVGMATVVDNPARQSFVSEMVGPGQLQNAVSLNSANFQSARLVGPAVAGVLITTVGTGWAFLYNGLSYVAPITGLLLMRTRDLHPARRAPRGKGQLREGLRYVAGRPELLWPIVLVGFVGTFGFNFPVWLSAYADDVFHSGAGSYSLFNTLMAVGSVSGALLAARRGTARLRVLIAGALAFGVLEIVAALAPSYWIFALLMAPIGMFGLTVNVTTNTAIQMGTDPAMRGRVMALYMMVFLGGTPLGAPIAGWVTDAYGPRVGFVAGGVVATAAAITVGLVLVRAGGLRLSLGWNQGRPRVRCVSKDPSKEPPVPAGGSSASSASSS